The sequence GAATGAGCCACCGGCGGTGCGCTTTAACGTCGGGCTGACTGGACTGACCATGGCGGAATACTTCCGTGATGTCGAGGGGCAGGACGTTTTGCTGTTTATTGATAACATTTACCGCTATACCCTGGCAGGCATGGAAGTATCCGCCCTGCTGGGACGCATGCCCTCAGCCGTAGGCTATCAGCCGACACTGGCCACCGAGGTTGGTGAGCTGGAGGAAAGGATTACCTCTACCAAGAAGGGTTCAATAACCTCTTTCCAGGCAGTTTACGTACCGGCTGATGATTATACTGACCCGGGTGTGGCGACCACCTTTGGCCATCTTGATGCTGTGATTGCCCTGGAGCGGTCTATCGCTGAGCAGGGCTTATACCCGGCGGTTGACCCGCTGACTTCAACCTCAAGAATACTTGACCCCAATATTGTGGGTGAAGAGCACCATAACGTCGCCCGGGGGGTACAGCAGGTGCTACAGCGCTATAAAGACCTTCAGGATGTCATCGCAATCCTCGGTATTGAAGAACTGAGTGATGAGGACAAGGTCACGGTAGCCCGCGCGCGCCGGATACAGAGATTTTTATCCCAGCCCATGTTTGTAAGTGAAGTCTTTACCGGCCGGCCGGGGAGGTATGTTTCAATTGCGGAGACGGTACGCGGTTTTAAGGAGATACTGGAAGGGAAGCATGATACGCTGCCGGAACAGGCCTTTTTTATGGTGGGAACCATAGACGAGGCAGTGGAAGCAGCCAGGAAACTGGAGGCACAGAGCAGTGTCTAGCATCAGGCTCGATATTGTTACCGCCGAGCGGTCAATCTATTCAGATGATGTTGAAATGGTCATCGCTCCCGGTATTGAAGGTCAACTGGGAATCCTGCCGCATCATACGCCACTGATGACTATTTTGCAGCCGGGTGAGTTACGCGTGAAGAAGAGCGGCACGGAGTTTTCCCTGGCTATCTCCGGTGGCTTTCTTGAGGTACGCCCGGACCGTATTATAGTGCTGGCTGACGCCGCTGAAAGGGCTGAGG is a genomic window of Dehalococcoidales bacterium containing:
- the atpD gene encoding F0F1 ATP synthase subunit beta, which produces MAKGEVVQVIGTVVDVEFPPDALPSLFNAIEVNSDGERFVLEVQEHIGNNWVRCLSLSPTEGLQRGVEAVDTGAPLSVPVGKSTLGRLFNVMGEPLDNLGEVKAEEKWQIHRAPPTLEEQETSTEMLETGLKVIDLICPFTKGGKVGAYGGAGVGKTVIIQELIRNIATEHGGFSVFTGIGERSREGNDLWQEMKSSGVIDKTVLVFGQMNEPPAVRFNVGLTGLTMAEYFRDVEGQDVLLFIDNIYRYTLAGMEVSALLGRMPSAVGYQPTLATEVGELEERITSTKKGSITSFQAVYVPADDYTDPGVATTFGHLDAVIALERSIAEQGLYPAVDPLTSTSRILDPNIVGEEHHNVARGVQQVLQRYKDLQDVIAILGIEELSDEDKVTVARARRIQRFLSQPMFVSEVFTGRPGRYVSIAETVRGFKEILEGKHDTLPEQAFFMVGTIDEAVEAARKLEAQSSV
- a CDS encoding F0F1 ATP synthase subunit epsilon; this translates as MSSIRLDIVTAERSIYSDDVEMVIAPGIEGQLGILPHHTPLMTILQPGELRVKKSGTEFSLAISGGFLEVRPDRIIVLADAAERAEEIDLARAEEAKRRAQERLAHRTPEVDLAQAEAALRRSLTRLRVAEKRRRRQTTM